One genomic window of Ilyobacter polytropus DSM 2926 includes the following:
- the rsmH gene encoding 16S rRNA (cytosine(1402)-N(4))-methyltransferase RsmH codes for MFEDIECEYHIPVLYRETIENLVKNEGGVYLDCTLGGGGHSEGILKALSEKGKLISIDQDQQALDFAGERLGKYGKKWESYKDNFENLDTVLYLAGYDKIDGILMDIGVSSTQLDDPERGFSYRFDTKLDMRMNKNAKVSAYEVVNQYEEGRLSKIIYDYGEERHARKIARLICEIRAEKPIETTGDLVEIIKRAYKGKSPKHPAMKTFQAIRIEVNRELDVLERSIDKAINALKPGGRLAIITFHSLEDRMVKNKFKEMSVDCICPPELPVCRCDNKAKVKIITRKPITPKDDELKFNKRARSSKLRVVERLG; via the coding sequence ATGTTTGAAGATATAGAATGTGAATATCATATACCTGTGTTGTACCGTGAAACAATAGAAAATCTCGTAAAAAATGAAGGCGGAGTTTATTTAGACTGCACCTTAGGAGGGGGAGGTCATTCAGAAGGAATCCTAAAGGCTTTGTCTGAAAAAGGGAAACTTATTTCTATTGATCAGGATCAGCAAGCCCTTGATTTTGCAGGGGAAAGACTGGGTAAATATGGTAAAAAATGGGAGTCTTATAAGGATAACTTTGAAAACCTGGACACAGTGTTATATCTTGCTGGTTATGATAAGATAGACGGAATACTTATGGATATAGGGGTCTCTTCTACACAGCTAGATGATCCAGAAAGAGGCTTCTCATATAGATTTGACACCAAACTGGATATGAGAATGAACAAAAATGCCAAGGTCTCTGCTTATGAAGTTGTAAACCAGTATGAAGAAGGCAGACTTTCTAAAATAATATATGATTACGGAGAAGAACGTCACGCCAGAAAAATAGCAAGGCTTATATGTGAAATCAGGGCAGAGAAGCCCATAGAAACAACTGGAGACCTTGTGGAAATAATAAAAAGAGCATACAAGGGGAAGAGCCCTAAACATCCTGCTATGAAAACCTTTCAGGCCATCAGAATCGAGGTAAACAGAGAATTAGACGTTTTAGAAAGATCTATAGACAAGGCGATAAATGCTCTTAAACCTGGAGGCAGGCTTGCTATAATAACCTTTCATTCACTAGAAGACAGAATGGTAAAAAATAAGTTTAAGGAGATGTCGGTAGACTGTATATGTCCCCCTGAACTCCCGGTATGCAGATGTGACAATAAAGCCAAGGTCAAAATAATAACACGAAAACCTATAACTCCAAAGGATGACGAACTTAAATTTAACAAGAGAGCCCGTTCATCAAAATTACGAGTGGTGGAAAGACTGGGGTAA